A genomic window from Aquila chrysaetos chrysaetos chromosome 9, bAquChr1.4, whole genome shotgun sequence includes:
- the ACACB gene encoding acetyl-CoA carboxylase 2 isoform X4, whose protein sequence is MRSIRRWAYEMFRNERAIRFVVMVTPEDLKANAEYIKMADHYVPVPGGANNNNYANVELIVDISKRIPVQAVWAGWGHASENPKLPELLQKNGIAFLGPPRDAMWALGDKVASTIVAQTVQIPTLPWSGSGLVAQWSEEDQKHRQMIRIPLETYVQGCVKDVEEGLEVAKRIGYPLMIKAAEGGGGKGIRKVEAAEEFGTCFRQVQAEAPGSPVFLMKLAQHARHLEVQVLADEYGNAISLFGRDCSIQRRHQKIIEEAPTTVAAPSVTEVMEQCAVRLAQIVGYVSTGTVEYLYSKDGSFHFLELNPRLQVEHPCTEMIADVNLPAAQLQIAMGIPLHRIKDIRLLYGESPWGDTPICFHSPTNTPVPRGHVIAARITSENPEEGFKPSSGTVQELNFRSSKNVWGYFSVAAAGGLHEFADSQFGHCFSWGENREEAISNMVVALKELSIRGDFRTTVEYLIKLLETESFQNNEIDTGWLDHLIAEKVQAEKPDTMLGVVCGALNVADATFRTCMTEFLHSLERGQVLPAASLLNIVDVELIYEGMKYVLQVARQSLTTYIIIMNRTHIEIDVHRLNDGGLLLSYDGNSYTTYMKEEIDRYRITIGNKTCDFEKEKDPTVLRSPSAGKLLQYRVEDGGHVAEGNVVAEIEVMKIIMTLAVEEAGQVHYIKRPGALLEAGCVIARLELDDPTKVKPAQPFTGGLPAQQTLPITGEKQHQVLRKVLDNLTNVMNGYCLPEPYFSTKVKEWVALLMKTLRDPSLPLLELQDIMTSISGRIPLSVEKSIRKVMAQYASNITSVLCRFPSQQIANVLDTHAATLQKKAEREVFFMNTQSLVQLVQRYRSGIGGYMKAVVLDLLRRYLQVETQFQHAHYDKCVISLREQCKPDMNPVLESIFSHAQVAKKNLLVTMLIDQLCGRDPTLTDELTAILHELTQLSKTEHSKVALRARQVLIASHLPSYELRYNQVESIFLSAINMYGHEYCPENLKKLILSETTIFDVLPIFFYHTNQVVRMAALEVYVRRGYLAYELNSLQHRQLSDGTCLVEFQFVLPSSHPNRMSVPISISNPDLARHSTELFMDSGFSPLSQRMGAMVAFDRFEDFTRNFGEVISCFANSPSESALFSEARASVYEEEDAKNIREEPIHILNVALRWADHMEDEKLVPIFRAFAQSKKNVLVNCGLRRITFLIAQQREFPKFFTFRARDEFAEDRIYRHLEPALAFQLELSRMRNFDLTAIPCANHKMHLYLGAAKVQAGTEATDYRFFIRAIVRHSDLITKEASFEYLQNEGERLLLEAMDELEVAFSNTAVRTDCNHIFLNFVPKVIMDPSKIEESVRSMVMRYGSRLWKLRVLQAEVKINIRLTPTATAIPIRLVLANESGYYLDISLYKEVRDPSTGSIMFQSYGDKQGLQHGMLINTPYVTKDLLQAKRFQAQSLGTTYVYDFPEMIRQALFKLWGSSELHPKDVLTYSELVLDSQGQLVQMNRVPGGNEVGMVAFKMKLKTPEYPEGRDIVLICNDITHKIGSFGPEEDLVFLRSSELARAEGIPRIYIAANSGARIGFADEIKHMFQVAWVDPADPYKGFKYLYLTPQDYTRISAMNSVHCEHVEEGGESRYVLKDIIGKDNGFGVENLRAAGTIAGESSRAYDEIVTISMVTCRAIGIGAYLVRLGQRVIQVENSHIILTGVTALNKVLGREVYTSNNQLGGVQIMHNNGVSHVTVPDDFEGVYTILQWLSYIPKDNRSPVPITAISDPIEREIDFVPSKVPYDPRWMLAGRPHPTLKGTWQSGFFDQGSFLEIMRPWAQTVVVGRARLGGLPVGVIAVETRTVEVTVPADPANPDSEAKIIQQAGQVWFPDSAFKTAQAIRDFNREHLPLMIFANWRGFSSGMKDMYDQMLKFGAFIVDSLRDFKQPVLVYIPPHAELRGGSWVVIDSTINPLYVELYADRESRGGILEPGGTVEIKFRKKDLVKTMRRIDTVYAKLAEQLGTPELSEAQRRELEKQLKAREELLLPMYYQVAVHFADLHDTPGRMQEKGVITDILEWKNARSFLYWRLRRLLLEEVVKVEVLKANSELSHIHIQSMLRRWFMEMEGTAKGYLWDNNQMVVEWLEKHMQEDDGTQSAIRENIKYLKRDYVLKHIRSLVQANPEVAMDCVIQMAQHITRAQKAQVAHLLSTVDNDGLS, encoded by the exons ATGCGCTCCATCCGCCGGTGGGCCTACGAGATGTTCCGAAACGAGCGTGCCATTCGTTTCGTGGTCATGGTGACCCCTGAAGACCTCAAGGCTAATGCGG AGTACATCAAAATGGCAGATCACTACGTGCCTGTCCCCGGGGGggccaacaacaacaactacgCCAACGTGGAGCTGATCGTGGACATTTCCAAACGGATCCCAGTCCAG GCGGTGTGGGCTGGCTGGGGACATGCCTCGGAAAACCCCaagctgccagagctgctgcagaaaaatggGATAGCTTTCCTAG GTCCCCCCCGCGATGCCATGTGGGCATTGGGGGACAAAGTCGCCTCCACCATTGTGGCTCAGACAGTCCAGATCCCTACGCTGCCGTGGAGCGGGAGTG GTCTGGTGGCCCAGTGGTCCGAGGAGGACCAGAAGCATCGGCAGATGATCAGGATCCCCCTTGAGACGTACGTGCAGGGCTGTGTGAAGGATGTGGAGGAAGGCCTGGAG GTGGCCAAGAGGATTGGCTACCCACTGATGATCAAGGCAGCAGAAGGCGGTGGGGGCAAAGGCATCCGAAAAGTGGAGGCAGCAGAGGAATTTGGCACCTGCTTCCGGCAG GTGCAGGCGGAGGCGCCTGGGTCCCCTGTCTTTCTGATGAAGTTGGCGCAGCATGCGCGGCACCTGGAGGTGCAGGTGCTGGCCGATGAGTATGGCAATGCCATCTCCCTCTTTGGCCGTGACTGCTCCATCCAGCGCCGGCACCAGAAGATCATCGAGGAGGCGCCCACCACCGTTGCGGCACCCTCCGTCACCGAGGTGATGGAGCAG TGCGCGGTCCGCCTGGCCCAGATAGTTGGCTACGTGAGCACGGGCACCGTTGAGTACCTCTACAGCAAGGACGGGAGCTTCCACTTCCTCGAGCTGAACCCTCGCCTGCAGGTGGAGCACCCTTGCACAGAGATGATCGCGGATGTCAACCTCCCTGCTGCGCAGCTGCAG ATTGCAATGGGCATCCCCTTGCACAGGATAAAAGACATCCGGCTGCTGTATGGGGAGAGCCCCTGGGGCGATACACCCATCTGCTTCCACAGCCCCACCAACACCCCAGTGCCCAGGGGCCACGTCATCGCTGCCCGGATCACCAGTGAGAACCCCGAGGAG GGTTTCAAGCCCAGCTCGGGGACAGTGCAGGAGCTGAACTTCCGCAGCAGCAAGAACGTTTGGGGGTACTTCAGTGtggcggcggccggggggcTGCACGAATTCGCCGATTCCCAGTTCGGGCACTGCTTCTCGTGGGGAGAGAACCGGGAGGAGGCCATCTC GAACATGGTGGTTGCCCTGAAAGAGCTGTCTATCCGCGGGGATTTCCGGACCACAGTAGAGTATCTGATTAAGCTGCTGGAGACGGAGAGCTTCCAGAACAACGAGATAGACACCGGCTGGCTGGACCATCTGATCGCCGAGAAAGTGCAG GCAGAGAAGCCAGACACAATGCTGGGTGTCGTCTGTGGTGCCCTGAACGTCGCGGATGCCACCTTCAGAACGTGCATGACCGAGTTCCTGCACTCGCTGGAGAG GGGGcaggtgctgccagcagcctccTTGCTGAACATCGTCGACGTGGAGCTCATCTATGAGGGCATGAAGTATGTTCTCCAG GTTGCCCGCCAGTCCCTGACGACGTACATCATCATCATGAACCGCACTCACATAGAGATAGATGTGCACCGGCTGAACGACGGCGGGCTGCTGCTCTCCTATGATGGCAACAGCTACACCACCTACATGAAGGAGGAGATTGACAG ATACCGCATCACCATCGGCAACAAAACATGTGACTTTGAGAAGGAGAAGGACCCGACGGTGCTGCGTTCACCCTCCGCAGGGAAGCTGCTGCAGTACAGGGTGGAGGACGGTGGCCACGTGGCTGAGGGGAATGTTGTTGCAGAGATCGAG GTGATGAAGATCATCATGACGCTGGCGGTGGAGGAGGCTGGGCAAGTGCACTACATCAAGCGGCCAGGTGCGCTGCTGGAGGCGGGCTGCGTCATAGCCCGGCTCGAGCTGGATGATCCCACCAAAGTGAAGCCC GCACAGCCATTCACGGGGGgcctcccagcccagcagacCCTCCCCATCACTGGCGAGAAGCAGCACCAGGTTCTCCGCAAAGTGTTGGACAATCTTACCAATGTCATGAACGGGTACTGCCTGCCCGAGCCCTACTTCAGCACCAAG gtGAAGGAGTGGGTGGCACTGCTGATGAAGACCCTGCGGgacccctccctgcccctcctggagctgcaggaCATCATGACAAGCATTTCAGGAAGAATCCCCTTGTCCGTGGAGAAGTCGATCCGGAAAGTGATGGCACAGTATGCCAGCAACATCACCTCTGTGCTCTGCCGCTTCCCCAGCCAGCAG ATCGCCAACGTGCTGGACACCCATGCGGCCACGCTGCAGAAGAAGGCTGAGCGGGAGGTCTTCTTCATGAACACGCAGAGCTTGGTGCAGCTGGTGCAGAG GTACCGCAGCGGCATCGGGGGCTACATGAAGGCAGTGGTGCTGGACCTGCTAAGACGCTACCTGCAAGTGGAGACACAGTTCCAACACG ctcACTATGACAAGTGTGTCATCAGCCTGCGGGAGCAGTGCAAACCTGACATGAACCCCGTGCTGGAGAGCATCTTCTCTCATGCCCAGGTGGCAAAGAAGAACCTGCTGGTGACCATGTTAATT GACCAGCTGTGTGGCCGCGACCCCACGCTGACGGACGAGCTGACGGCTATCCTCCATGAGCTGACGCAGCTCAGCAAGACCGAGCACTCCAAAGTGGCACTGAGAGCCCGGCAG GTGCTCATTGCCTCTCACCTGCCCTCCTATGAGCTGCGGTACAACCAGGTGGAGTCCATCTTCCTCTCCGCTATCAACATGTACGGACACGAGTACTGCCCTGAAAACCTGAAG aagcTGATCCTCTCGGAAACCACCATCTTTGACGTGCTTCCCATCTTCTTCTACCATACCAACCAGGTGGTGCGCATGGCGGCACTGGAg gtgTATGTGCGGCGCGGGTACCTTGCCTACGAACTGAACAGCCTGCAGCACCGGCAGCTCTCGGATGGCACCTGCCTGGTGGAGTTCCAGTTCGTGCTGCCCTCCTCTCACCCAAACAG GATGTCTGTCCCCATCAGCATCTCCAACCCTGACCTGGCCCGGCACAGCACCGAGCTCTTTATGGACAGTGGCTTTTCTCCTCTGAGCCAGCGGATGGGAGCTATGGTAGCCTTTGACAGATTTGAAGACTTCACAAG GAACTTTGGTGAAGTGATCTCGTGCTTTGCCAACTCGCCTTCGGAGAGTGCGCTCTTCAGTGAGGCACGAGCCAGTGTCTACGAGGAGGAGGATGCCAAG AATATCCGTGAGGAGCCGATCCATATCCTCAACGTCGCGCTCCGCTGGGCTGACCACATGGAAGACGAGAAGCTGGTGCCCATCTTCAGAGCCTTTGCCCAGTCCAAG AAAAACGTCCTCGTCAACTGTGGTCTCCGAAGAATCACATTTCTCATTGCCCAGCAG AGAGAATTCCCAAAGTTTTTCACATTCAGAGCCAGGGACGAG TTTGCAGAGGACCGCATCTACCGGCACCTGGAGCCAGCGCTTGCCTTCCAGCTGGAGTTGAGCCGCATGCGCAACTTTGACCTGACGGCCATTCCCTGCGCCAACCACAAGATGCATCTCTACTTGGGGGCTGCCAAAGTGCAGGCGGGCACTGAGGCCACTGACTACCGCTTCTTCATCCGCGCCATCGTGCGCCACTCGGATCTCATCACCAAG GAGGCTTCCTTCGAGTACCTGCAGAACGAGGGTGAGCGTCTGCTCCTGGAGGCGATGGACGAGCTGGAGGTGGCCTTCAGCAACACTGCCGTCCGCACTGACTGCAACCACATCTTCCTCAACTTTGTCCCGAAAGTCATCATGGACCCCTCCAAG ATTGAGGAGTCGGTACGGTCCATGGTGATGCGCTACGGCAGCCGCCTCTGGAAGCTGCGTGTCCTGCAGGCTGAGGTGAAGATCAATATTCGCCTGACGCCCACTGCCACTGCCATCCCCATCCGCCTTGTCCTGGCCAACGAGTCTGGCTACTACCTGGATATCAGCCTCTACAAGGAAGTGAGGGACCCCAGCACCGGCAGC ATCATGTTTCAGTCATATGGGGACAAGCAAGGGCTGCAGCACGGGATGCTCATCAACACCCCCTACGTCACCAAGGACCTGCTTCAGGCCAAGCGGTTCCAGGCGCAGTCCTTGGGCACCACCTATGTGTATGACTTCCCAGAGATGATCAGGCAG GCTCTCTTCAAGCTGTGGGGCTCCTCGGAGCTGCACCCCAAGGATGTCCTGACGTACAGCGAGCTGGTGCTGGACTCGCAGGGACAACTGGTGCAGATGAACAGGGTCCCTGGAGGGAACGAG GTGGGGATGGTCGCTTTCAAAATGAAGCTCAAGACCCCCGAGTATCCGGAAGGCCGGGACATCGTGCTCATCTGCAACGACATCACACACAAGATTGGCTCCTTTGGGCCAGAGGAGGACCTCGTCTTCTTGCGGTCCTCTGAGCTGGCACGGGCCGAAGGCATCCCCCGCATCTACATTGCCGCCAACAGCGGCGCCCGCATCGGCTTTGCCGATGAGATAAAGCACATGTTCCAGGTGGCCTGGGTGGACCCTGCAGACCCCTACAAG GGGTTCAAGTACCTGTACCTGACTCCCCAGGACTACACGAGGATCAGTGCCATGAACTCAGTGCACTGTGAGCACGTGGAGGAAGGGGGCGAGTCCAG gTATGTCCTCAAGGACATCATTGGGAAGGACAATggatttggggtggaaaacctgAGAGCTGCGGGTACCATCGCTGGGGAGTCCTCTCGTGCTTACGATGAAATAGTGACCATCAGCATG GTGACCTGTCGTGCCATCGGGATCGGTGCGTACCTGGTAAGGCTGGGCCAGCGCGTCATCCAGGTGGAGAACTCCCACATCATCCTCACCGGCGTCACAGCTCTCAATAAG GTGTTGGGACGTGAAGTTTACACATCCAATAACCAGCTGGGAGGCGTGCAGATCATGCATAATAATGGCGTTTCCCATGTCACCGTCCCGGATGACTTTGAGGGGGTCTACACTATCCTGCAGTGGCTCTCGTACATACCCAAG GATAACCGGAGCCCGGTGCCCATCACTGCCATAAGCGACCCCATCGAAAGAGAAATTGATTTTGTCCCTTCCAAAGTCCCCTACGACCCTAGATGGATGCTGGCAGGGAGACCCCATCCAA CTCTCAAGGGGACCTGGCAGAGTGGCTTCTTCGACCAAGGCAGCTTCCTGGAGATCATGAGGCCGTGGGCTCAGACAGTTGTGGTTGGCAGAGCAAG GCTGGGAGGTCTCCCGGTTGGTGTCATCGCTGTTGAGACCCGCACCGTGGAGGTGACGGTACCTGCGGACCCTGCCAACCCGGACTCGGAGGCGAAG ATAATCCAGCAGGCCGGGCAGGTCTGGTTTCcagattctgcttttaaaactgcCCAGGCTATTCGGGACTTCAACCGGGAGCATCTCCCGCTGATGATCTTTGCCAACTGGCGAGGCTTCTCCAGCGGCATGAAAG ACATGTACGACCAAATGCTGAAGTTTGGCGCCTTCATTGTCGATAGCCTCCGGGATTTTAAGCAGCCTGTCCTGGTCTACATTCCACCACACGCGGAGCTGCGGGGAGGCTCCTGGGTAGTCATCGACTCCACCATCAACCCCCTGTACGTGGAGCTCTACGCTGACAGGGAGAGCAG GGGAGGCATTTTGGAGCCTGGAGGAACAGTGGAGATCaagttcagaaagaaagatttgGTGAAGACCATGAGAAGGATTGATACGGTTTATGCCAAGCTTGCTGAGCAGCTGG GGACCCCTGAGCTGTCCGAGGCGCAGCGCAGGGAACTGGAGAAGCAGCTCAAGGCCCGGGAGGAGCTCCTCCTGCCCATGTACTACCAGGTGGCCGTGCACTTCGCCGACCTGCACGACACACCAGGCCGCATGCAGGAGAAAGGTGTCATCACG GACATCCTGGAGTGGAAGAATGCCCGCTCCTTCCTCTACTGGCGGCTGCGccggctgctgctggaggaggtggtgaAGGTGGAGGTCCTGAAGGCGAACAGCGAGCTGAGCCACATCCACATCCAGTCCATGCTGCGGCGCTGGTTCATGGAGATGGAAGGAACTGCGAAG gGCTACCTCTGGGACAACAACCAGATGGTGGTGGAGTGGCTGGAGAAGCACATGCAAGAGGACGATGGCACCCAGTCGGCCATCCGGGAGAACATCAAGTACTTGAAGCGGGACTATGTGCTCAAGCACATCCGGAG CTTGGTCCAAGCCAACCCCGAGGTGGCCATGGACTGCGTCATCCAGATGGCTCAGCACATCACCCGTGCGCAGAAGGCCCAGGTCGCCCATCTCCTGTCGACGGTGGATAATGATGGCCTATCTTGA